In Paenibacillus antri, a single window of DNA contains:
- the ectB gene encoding diaminobutyrate--2-oxoglutarate transaminase: MSMQTLAKTESSLDIFEKLESEVRSYCRGFPTLFAKARGYTLWDAEGTAYLDFFAGAGALNYGHNHPALKERLVRYIMDDGVTHSLDMATEAKRRLLATFDEVVLRPRKLDYKIMFPGPTGTNAVEAALKLARKVKGRQTILSFTNGFHGMTLGSLAVTGNGFKRGGAGVPLTNAVSMPFDDYFGDATDTAAYIERLLEDGGSGMEMPAAVIVETVQGEGGLNAASFGWLKRIEAICRKFDMLLIVDDIQVGCGRTGTFFSFEPAGIRPDIVTLSKSIGGYGLPLALTLLKPELDVWSPGEHNGTFRGNNLAFVTAEAALREYWSDGALEAETIRKSERIRTFLTDMIEKYPALQGAHRGRGFIQGIACGAAELAGDVCKEAFARGVIMETSGPSDEVFKLLPPLIIDDEGLADGFARIEAAIAAAVAKRKGSERE; encoded by the coding sequence ATGAGTATGCAAACGTTGGCGAAGACGGAATCGTCGTTAGACATCTTCGAGAAGCTGGAATCCGAGGTACGCAGCTACTGCCGGGGGTTCCCGACGCTGTTCGCGAAGGCGCGCGGATACACGCTCTGGGATGCGGAAGGGACGGCGTATCTCGATTTTTTCGCCGGCGCCGGCGCGCTAAACTATGGGCATAATCACCCGGCGCTGAAGGAGCGGCTCGTTCGATATATTATGGACGACGGCGTGACCCACAGCCTCGACATGGCGACCGAGGCGAAACGTCGGCTGCTCGCGACGTTCGACGAAGTCGTGCTTCGTCCTCGGAAGCTGGACTACAAGATCATGTTCCCGGGACCGACGGGCACGAACGCGGTCGAAGCCGCCTTGAAGCTGGCGCGCAAGGTGAAGGGGCGTCAGACGATCCTGAGCTTTACGAACGGGTTCCACGGCATGACGCTCGGCTCGCTGGCCGTGACGGGCAACGGCTTCAAGCGCGGCGGCGCCGGCGTGCCGCTGACGAACGCCGTATCGATGCCGTTCGACGACTACTTCGGCGACGCCACCGATACCGCGGCTTATATCGAACGCCTCCTCGAGGACGGCGGCAGCGGCATGGAGATGCCGGCGGCGGTCATCGTCGAGACGGTGCAGGGCGAAGGCGGGCTGAACGCCGCGTCGTTCGGATGGCTGAAGCGCATCGAGGCCATCTGCCGGAAGTTCGACATGCTGCTCATCGTCGACGACATTCAAGTCGGCTGCGGCCGGACCGGCACGTTCTTCAGCTTCGAGCCGGCGGGCATCCGGCCGGACATCGTGACGCTGTCGAAGTCGATCGGAGGCTACGGACTGCCGCTCGCGCTGACGCTGTTAAAGCCGGAGCTCGATGTCTGGTCGCCGGGCGAGCACAACGGCACGTTCCGCGGCAACAACCTGGCGTTCGTGACGGCGGAGGCGGCGCTGCGGGAATATTGGTCGGACGGCGCATTGGAGGCCGAGACGATCCGCAAGAGCGAGCGGATTCGAACGTTCCTGACGGATATGATCGAGAAGTACCCGGCGCTGCAAGGCGCGCATCGGGGGAGGGGCTTCATTCAAGGCATCGCCTGCGGCGCCGCCGAGCTGGCGGGCGACGTATGCAAGGAGGCGTTCGCCCGGGGCGTTATCATGGAGACGTCCGGTCCGAGCGACGAAGTGTTCAAGCTGCTGCCGCCGCTCATTATCGACGACGAAGGACTCGCCGACGGCTTCGCGCGCATCGAGGCGGCGATCGCCGCGGCCGTCGCCAAGCGAAAGGGGAGCGAACGCGAATGA
- the ehuD gene encoding ectoine/hydroxyectoine ABC transporter permease subunit EhuD produces the protein MAEKWSWTAVSELLPLLLEGAKTTVIITIAGFLVAGLFGLLFAMLRRSPSKIVSKASGVVIDFIRCTPLLVQAFFLYFALPEIIHVRIDKYAAGIAALGLHYATYLSEVYRAGIDNVPKGQWEASRALNFGKAQTWLRIVLPQAIPPIVPVMGNYFIMMFKETPILIVIALPEMLLQAKLYGSANFRYIEAYTMVGLIFLLLSLPSSYLFRRLETKLNRR, from the coding sequence ATGGCGGAAAAATGGAGCTGGACCGCGGTTTCCGAGCTGCTCCCGTTGCTGCTCGAGGGCGCGAAGACGACGGTGATCATTACGATCGCAGGGTTTCTCGTCGCGGGGCTCTTCGGCTTGCTGTTCGCGATGCTGCGCAGATCGCCCTCGAAGATCGTGTCGAAGGCGAGCGGGGTCGTCATCGATTTCATCCGGTGCACGCCGCTGCTCGTACAGGCGTTCTTCCTATACTTCGCGCTGCCGGAAATCATTCATGTCCGCATCGATAAATACGCCGCCGGCATCGCGGCGCTCGGGCTGCACTACGCGACTTACTTGTCGGAGGTATACCGCGCGGGCATCGACAATGTGCCGAAGGGGCAGTGGGAAGCGTCTCGGGCGTTGAATTTCGGCAAGGCGCAGACGTGGCTGCGGATCGTGCTGCCGCAGGCGATCCCGCCGATCGTGCCGGTGATGGGCAATTATTTCATCATGATGTTCAAGGAGACGCCGATTCTGATCGTCATCGCATTGCCGGAGATGCTGCTGCAAGCGAAGCTGTACGGCTCGGCGAATTTCCGATACATCGAGGCGTATACGATGGTCGGACTCATATTTTTATTGCTCAGCTTGCCGTCCTCCTATCTGTTCCGCCGGTTGGAGACGAAGCTGAATCGGAGGTGA
- a CDS encoding MogA/MoaB family molybdenum cofactor biosynthesis protein codes for MSNSNEPTSVEQHRSEAPSSVRCMVVTVSDTRTPETDKSGALMKELLLEAGYEVVRYEIVKDEYDQIRSMIEAASADEAVEAILFNGGTGIAPRDTTYEAVRDALDKEMPGFGEIFRYLSFAEDIGPAAILSRAVAGVVGRTAVFSTPGSSGAVKLAMMRIIVPELRHVMREIYKK; via the coding sequence ATGTCCAATTCCAACGAACCGACATCCGTCGAACAGCATAGAAGCGAAGCCCCCTCCAGCGTAAGGTGCATGGTGGTCACCGTATCCGACACGCGGACGCCGGAAACCGACAAGAGCGGAGCATTAATGAAAGAACTGTTGCTTGAAGCCGGGTACGAGGTCGTCCGGTACGAGATCGTGAAGGACGAATACGATCAAATTCGGAGCATGATCGAAGCCGCTTCCGCCGACGAGGCGGTCGAAGCGATTTTGTTCAACGGAGGAACCGGCATCGCGCCGCGGGATACGACGTACGAGGCCGTGAGGGACGCTTTGGACAAGGAGATGCCCGGATTCGGCGAAATTTTCCGGTATCTCAGCTTCGCGGAGGATATCGGGCCCGCGGCGATTCTAAGCCGGGCCGTCGCGGGCGTCGTCGGGCGGACGGCCGTCTTCTCGACGCCCGGCTCGAGCGGCGCGGTGAAGCTGGCCATGATGCGCATCATCGTGCCCGAGCTTCGCCATGTCATGCGGGAAATTTACAAAAAATAA
- a CDS encoding DUF2179 domain-containing protein encodes MIDIMWQALTFALIIIGINVVYVSLFTLRMILTIKGQKALASVLSVMEVFIYLMGLTLVLDRLDNPWNVAAYCLGYGIGVYLGGRIEERLALGYSQVQVIVDSLESELPPMLRSLGYGVTSWVADGKDGKRLMMQVLVKRSNEKRLLSQLNELSPKAFIVSYEPKFFKGGFWVRRIQK; translated from the coding sequence ATGATCGACATCATGTGGCAGGCGCTCACGTTCGCGCTCATCATTATCGGGATCAACGTCGTGTACGTTTCGCTGTTCACGCTTCGCATGATCCTAACGATCAAAGGACAGAAGGCCTTGGCCTCTGTCCTTTCGGTCATGGAAGTGTTCATTTACTTAATGGGGCTGACGCTCGTCTTGGACCGTCTCGACAACCCGTGGAACGTCGCGGCGTATTGCCTCGGATACGGAATAGGGGTCTATTTAGGCGGCCGTATCGAAGAACGCCTCGCGCTCGGATATTCGCAGGTGCAGGTCATCGTCGATTCGCTCGAATCCGAGTTGCCGCCGATGCTTCGATCGCTCGGGTACGGCGTTACGTCTTGGGTCGCCGACGGGAAAGACGGGAAGCGGCTCATGATGCAGGTGCTGGTCAAGCGTAGCAACGAGAAGCGGTTGTTGTCGCAGTTGAACGAGCTGTCGCCGAAGGCGTTCATCGTGTCTTACGAGCCGAAGTTTTTCAAGGGCGGCTTCTGGGTGCGCCGCATCCAGAAGTAA
- the ectA gene encoding diaminobutyrate acetyltransferase, protein MMLEEVDIRPPSERDGGDMWRAARDAGTLDVNTPYSYLLLGKHFGGTCAVAKRGGKTVGFVTGFRPPGKPDTWFVWQIGVDAEARGQGIGRRLLEHVLGRSDNADIRYLEATVSPSNAASRSLFFGLARSLGLDCEISAGFPAELFPDGAHEKEELYRIGPFTYQP, encoded by the coding sequence ATGATGTTGGAAGAGGTCGACATTCGCCCGCCGTCCGAGCGGGACGGGGGCGACATGTGGCGCGCCGCGCGGGATGCCGGCACGCTCGACGTGAATACGCCTTACAGCTATCTCTTGCTCGGGAAGCATTTCGGCGGGACGTGCGCGGTGGCGAAGCGGGGAGGAAAGACGGTCGGCTTCGTAACCGGGTTCCGCCCTCCGGGGAAGCCGGACACCTGGTTCGTCTGGCAAATCGGGGTGGATGCCGAGGCGCGTGGGCAGGGAATCGGGCGCCGACTGCTGGAACACGTGCTCGGCCGTTCGGACAATGCGGACATCCGCTATCTGGAAGCGACCGTGTCGCCGTCGAACGCGGCGTCGCGTTCCTTATTCTTCGGCTTGGCCCGAAGTCTCGGGCTGGATTGCGAAATTTCGGCAGGGTTCCCCGCGGAGCTGTTCCCGGACGGGGCGCACGAGAAAGAGGAGTTGTATCGGATCGGACCGTTCACATACCAACCATAA
- a CDS encoding HD domain-containing protein, translating into MDLATASELGMRLLDKYGLEREHALHVERLSARLFEGVRAFAGFAPEHLGLLRFAALTHDIGHYIDERTHHLHSAYLIRRDACTRELPEREREAAAWLALNHRKRKLLEPDRYGGAERRLMARLAIVLRLADALDYEHRQEASIVSIETEEVGRGWTVRASGFDLALHRDRIDKKLSFAAAFGWDVVRVESGAS; encoded by the coding sequence ATGGACTTGGCGACGGCAAGCGAGCTCGGAATGCGGCTGCTGGACAAATACGGTCTCGAACGGGAGCATGCGCTGCATGTGGAGCGCTTATCGGCGCGCTTGTTCGAGGGCGTGCGCGCCTTCGCCGGGTTCGCGCCCGAGCATCTCGGGCTGCTGCGCTTCGCGGCGTTAACGCATGACATCGGCCATTATATCGACGAGCGGACCCACCATCTGCATAGCGCGTATTTGATCCGACGCGACGCTTGCACGCGGGAGCTGCCGGAGCGCGAACGCGAAGCGGCGGCGTGGCTGGCGCTCAATCATCGGAAACGGAAGCTGCTCGAACCGGATCGGTACGGAGGGGCGGAACGGAGGCTGATGGCAAGGCTTGCGATCGTGCTGCGGCTTGCCGACGCGCTCGATTACGAGCATCGGCAAGAGGCGAGTATCGTCTCTATCGAGACGGAGGAAGTCGGGCGCGGGTGGACCGTACGTGCGTCAGGATTCGATCTCGCCTTGCATCGGGATCGGATCGACAAGAAGCTGTCGTTCGCCGCCGCGTTCGGTTGGGACGTCGTGCGAGTGGAATCGGGCGCTTCGTAA
- a CDS encoding ectoine synthase → MIVRNLKTIQGTERDVKAETWESRRLVLKDDGVGFSLHDTVMYAGTVTDMWYKNHIEAVYCIEGEATLLDRETGETYEIVPGTMYLLNAHDKHRIEVKKDMRVVCVFNPPCTGRETHDEEGAYPLLT, encoded by the coding sequence ATGATCGTAAGAAACTTGAAGACGATTCAAGGCACGGAGCGAGACGTGAAGGCGGAGACTTGGGAGAGCCGAAGGCTCGTCCTGAAGGACGACGGCGTCGGATTTTCCTTGCACGACACGGTGATGTACGCCGGAACCGTTACCGACATGTGGTACAAAAACCATATCGAAGCGGTGTATTGCATCGAAGGCGAAGCGACGCTGCTAGATCGGGAAACGGGGGAGACGTACGAGATCGTTCCCGGAACGATGTATTTATTGAACGCGCACGACAAGCACCGGATCGAAGTGAAGAAGGATATGCGCGTCGTCTGCGTGTTCAATCCCCCGTGCACGGGGCGAGAGACGCATGACGAGGAAGGGGCTTATCCGCTGCTTACCTAG
- the ehuA gene encoding ectoine/hydroxyectoine ABC transporter ATP-binding protein EhuA, whose protein sequence is MTTSPIVTYRGVEKSFGDLAVLRGVDLDIYPGEKVAVIGPSGSGKTTIARLLMTLEEPTAGTIEVDGEPLWQERRGGQTVRASEKHLHRLRSSIGMVFQHFNLFPHMTILRNCMEAPVHVLGLSKAEAKARAIRMLEKVGLADKVDAYPAQLSGGQKQRVAIARALVMKPKIMLFDEPTSALDPELVGEVLSVIAEIAAEGEMAMLLITHEMAFARDVADRVVFFDEGRIVEEGPPERIFDAPESERLRTFLQRFRGQPEALLGAKEVAVQ, encoded by the coding sequence ATGACAACGTCCCCTATCGTGACGTACCGCGGCGTCGAGAAGAGCTTCGGCGATCTCGCGGTGCTGCGAGGCGTCGACCTCGACATCTACCCAGGGGAAAAGGTGGCCGTCATCGGACCGAGCGGGTCCGGAAAGACGACGATCGCAAGGCTGCTCATGACGCTGGAAGAGCCGACGGCGGGCACGATCGAAGTCGACGGCGAACCGCTCTGGCAGGAGCGCCGCGGAGGGCAAACCGTCCGGGCGAGCGAAAAGCATCTGCATCGGCTCCGGAGCAGCATCGGCATGGTGTTTCAGCATTTCAATCTGTTTCCGCATATGACGATTCTCCGGAATTGCATGGAGGCGCCCGTGCACGTGCTCGGGCTGAGCAAGGCGGAGGCGAAGGCGCGCGCGATCCGGATGCTCGAGAAGGTCGGCCTCGCGGATAAAGTCGACGCGTATCCCGCGCAGCTGTCCGGCGGCCAGAAGCAGCGCGTGGCCATCGCCCGAGCGCTCGTCATGAAGCCGAAGATCATGCTGTTCGACGAGCCGACGTCCGCGCTCGATCCGGAGCTCGTCGGGGAGGTGCTGAGCGTCATCGCGGAGATCGCCGCGGAAGGCGAGATGGCGATGCTGCTCATCACGCACGAGATGGCGTTCGCGCGGGACGTCGCCGACCGCGTCGTCTTCTTCGACGAAGGCCGCATCGTCGAGGAGGGGCCGCCCGAGCGGATCTTCGACGCGCCGGAGAGCGAACGGCTGCGGACGTTCCTGCAGCGGTTTCGAGGGCAGCCGGAGGCGTTGCTGGGAGCGAAGGAGGTTGCCGTTCAATGA
- a CDS encoding alpha/beta fold hydrolase encodes MVSYNRYGNPNGQLLLFLHGGGVGGWMWERQVRHFSDCDCVVPELVTGDETFSIDSSARRWLRFIEAHAQGKRVIVVGFSLGAQVLVAMLGLQSRSQRIHDAMINSALVGGVPFAGAAIRSMKLAMPLVKRRWFAKLQAKSMYIGDVDFERYYRDTVQMSWTTFAEVMTENMSFTIPEGYSEAETNVLVTVGAREKNVMKRSMNELLASRPNSVGIVIPDVGHGAPLAKPESFNRLLEAWIRGEPFPAR; translated from the coding sequence ATGGTTTCCTATAATAGATACGGCAATCCGAACGGACAGCTCTTGCTATTCTTGCACGGCGGCGGCGTGGGCGGATGGATGTGGGAGCGGCAGGTCCGGCATTTCAGCGATTGCGATTGCGTGGTGCCGGAGCTCGTCACGGGGGACGAGACGTTCTCTATCGATTCGAGCGCGAGAAGGTGGCTGCGATTCATCGAAGCGCATGCGCAAGGGAAACGCGTAATCGTCGTCGGGTTCTCGCTCGGGGCGCAGGTGCTCGTGGCGATGCTGGGCTTGCAGTCGCGCTCGCAGCGCATTCACGACGCGATGATCAACAGCGCCTTGGTCGGGGGCGTTCCGTTCGCCGGCGCGGCGATCCGGTCGATGAAGCTAGCCATGCCGTTGGTCAAGCGGAGATGGTTCGCGAAACTTCAAGCGAAATCGATGTACATCGGGGACGTCGATTTCGAGCGGTACTATCGAGACACCGTTCAGATGAGCTGGACGACGTTCGCCGAGGTCATGACGGAAAACATGTCGTTCACGATACCGGAAGGCTATTCGGAAGCGGAGACGAACGTCCTCGTTACCGTCGGCGCCAGGGAGAAGAACGTCATGAAGCGGTCGATGAACGAGTTGCTCGCAAGTCGTCCGAATAGCGTCGGCATCGTGATTCCGGATGTCGGTCACGGGGCTCCGCTGGCGAAGCCGGAATCGTTCAACAGGCTGCTCGAGGCATGGATCCGCGGGGAACCGTTCCCCGCGCGATAA
- the thpD gene encoding ectoine hydroxylase, translating to MTTKDTVIDLYPSRVEAQPRILERKDPVVYPNDFEGPLTKEDLSAYDADGYLFAEAFFTEEETAALQNELRRLLAESRGVRKPEIILEPEGDEVRSIFAVHRDNGLFRALSEHPKLVSAVRQILGSDVYVHQSRINFKPGFKGKEFQWHSDFETWHTEDGMPRMRALSCSIALSDNYPFNGPLMVIPGSHRHFVACVGETPENNYESSLRRQVFGVPDEGSLTWLVERSRIEQPAGRAGSIVFFDCNIMHGSNSNITPYPRSNAFFVYNSVENKLQAPFASQRPRPDYIATRE from the coding sequence ATGACGACGAAAGATACCGTAATCGACTTGTATCCGTCCCGAGTCGAGGCGCAGCCGCGCATCTTGGAACGGAAGGACCCCGTCGTGTACCCGAACGACTTCGAGGGACCGCTGACGAAGGAGGATTTGTCCGCGTACGACGCTGATGGGTATTTGTTCGCGGAAGCGTTCTTCACCGAGGAGGAGACGGCGGCGCTGCAGAACGAGCTTCGGCGTCTGCTGGCGGAAAGCCGCGGCGTTCGGAAGCCGGAAATCATCCTGGAGCCGGAGGGCGACGAGGTGCGGTCGATCTTCGCCGTGCATCGCGACAATGGACTATTTCGGGCGTTATCGGAGCACCCTAAGCTGGTGAGCGCCGTAAGACAAATATTGGGGAGCGACGTTTACGTTCATCAATCGCGCATTAACTTCAAACCGGGCTTCAAAGGGAAGGAATTCCAGTGGCATTCGGACTTCGAGACGTGGCATACGGAGGACGGCATGCCGCGGATGCGGGCGCTGTCGTGTTCGATCGCGCTCAGCGACAACTATCCGTTCAACGGTCCGCTCATGGTGATCCCGGGCTCGCATCGGCACTTCGTGGCATGCGTCGGGGAGACGCCGGAGAACAACTACGAAAGCTCGCTCCGCCGACAAGTGTTCGGCGTGCCGGACGAAGGGAGCCTGACCTGGCTCGTCGAGCGAAGCCGCATCGAGCAGCCGGCCGGACGCGCGGGCTCGATCGTCTTCTTCGACTGCAACATTATGCACGGCTCGAACAGCAACATTACGCCGTATCCGCGGAGCAACGCGTTCTTCGTGTACAACAGCGTCGAAAATAAGCTGCAGGCGCCGTTCGCTTCGCAGCGTCCTCGGCCGGACTATATCGCGACAAGGGAATGA